The following are encoded in a window of Bacillus thermozeamaize genomic DNA:
- a CDS encoding ribosome biogenesis GTPase YqeH, whose amino-acid sequence MICTGCGVVIQTTDPQQPGYVPERALGRQELICQRCFRIRHYNDVLEVSLEAEDYRKILDAISARSAVVVMVVDLFDLEGSWISGINRLIGFNPLHLAANKMDLFPPETNWRRMEQWLYRQACDQGIQLHGISFVSAEKDRGIQELIGQIDRLRDGKAEDVYIVGMTNVGKSTLINRLLGRLSAGEMDKPGERMKVTTSPFPGTTLDTINIPLGDGGFLIDTPGLIHPRRLTHYLLPEDLRQVVPQSRLRPKIYQLEAGQTLFFGGLARLDFLKGSRQSFVCYASNTLRIHRTKLERADALYREHLGGLLSPPAGSGIDRYPSLYRRHFHVKKGQDVAISGLGWIAVKGERAEIEVWAPKEIDVVIRESMF is encoded by the coding sequence ATGATCTGTACGGGTTGTGGTGTCGTCATACAGACGACTGACCCACAGCAACCGGGTTACGTTCCCGAGCGGGCACTCGGCCGTCAGGAGCTGATCTGCCAACGATGTTTTCGGATCCGGCATTACAATGATGTGCTGGAAGTATCCCTTGAAGCGGAAGATTACCGCAAAATATTGGATGCGATCAGTGCGCGGTCTGCCGTGGTGGTGATGGTCGTTGATCTGTTCGATCTTGAGGGAAGCTGGATTTCGGGGATCAACCGCCTGATCGGCTTCAATCCCCTGCATCTCGCAGCCAATAAAATGGATTTGTTTCCGCCGGAAACCAATTGGAGACGAATGGAACAATGGCTTTACCGGCAGGCGTGTGATCAAGGCATTCAATTGCATGGCATCTCATTTGTCAGCGCGGAAAAGGATCGCGGTATCCAGGAGTTGATCGGCCAAATTGACCGGCTGCGTGACGGCAAAGCTGAGGATGTCTATATCGTGGGGATGACCAATGTCGGCAAGTCGACGCTGATTAACCGTTTGCTCGGACGGTTGTCAGCCGGCGAGATGGACAAGCCTGGTGAGAGGATGAAAGTGACCACCTCGCCGTTTCCTGGCACCACGTTGGATACCATCAACATTCCTCTTGGAGATGGCGGTTTTTTGATTGATACGCCGGGACTCATCCATCCACGCCGCTTGACGCACTACCTGCTTCCAGAGGATTTGCGCCAGGTGGTGCCCCAAAGCCGCCTCCGGCCGAAGATCTACCAGCTTGAAGCGGGACAGACGTTGTTCTTTGGCGGACTGGCAAGGCTGGATTTTCTCAAGGGGTCCAGACAGTCGTTTGTCTGTTATGCGTCGAACACGCTTCGGATTCACCGGACCAAACTGGAGCGAGCGGATGCCTTGTATCGTGAACATCTGGGGGGATTGCTCTCCCCTCCTGCAGGATCGGGAATCGACAGATATCCGTCGCTATACAGACGACACTTTCACGTGAAAAAGGGACAGGATGTGGCCATTTCCGGTCTCGGCTGGATTGCGGTCAAGGGTGAACGGGCGGAGATTGAGGTGTGGGCGCCGAAAGAGATTGATGTGGTCATTCGGGAATCGATGTTTTGA
- a CDS encoding sporulation sigma factor SigK codes for MSGLLALMMLFFKELSFFVSYIKNNAFPQPLNEEEELEALQLMQKGDKEARNRLIEHNLRLVAHIVKKFENTGEDTEDLISIGIIGLIKAIESYEMGKGTKLATYAARCIENEILMHLRSLKKTRKDVSLHDPIGQDKDANEITLIDILGTDPDDVVDTVQLKIESSKIHHFFHVLTEREQEVIRSRFGLDSGKEKTQREIAKELGISRSYVSRIEKRALSKLFQEFYQASKGRPRSKEVPSDR; via the coding sequence ATGTCTGGTCTGCTGGCATTGATGATGTTGTTTTTTAAAGAATTGTCTTTTTTTGTTTCCTACATCAAAAATAACGCCTTCCCGCAGCCGCTGAACGAAGAAGAAGAACTGGAAGCGCTGCAGTTGATGCAGAAAGGTGACAAAGAAGCGAGAAACCGGTTGATTGAACATAATTTGCGCCTGGTAGCCCACATCGTCAAAAAGTTTGAAAATACAGGGGAGGATACGGAGGATTTGATCTCGATCGGGATCATCGGATTGATCAAGGCCATTGAAAGTTATGAAATGGGAAAGGGGACCAAGTTGGCCACCTATGCTGCCAGGTGTATTGAAAATGAAATCCTGATGCATTTGCGATCCTTGAAAAAGACCAGAAAAGATGTATCCCTTCACGACCCGATTGGACAAGATAAAGACGCCAATGAGATCACCTTGATTGACATTTTGGGAACCGATCCGGATGATGTCGTGGATACCGTCCAACTGAAGATTGAGAGCAGCAAGATTCATCATTTTTTTCACGTGCTCACAGAGCGGGAACAGGAAGTGATCCGGAGCCGTTTTGGCTTGGATTCCGGCAAGGAGAAGACGCAACGGGAAATTGCCAAGGAACTGGGCATTTCACGCTCATACGTTTCCCGGATTGAAAAACGGGCGTTGAGCAAATTGTTCCAGGAATTTTATCAAGCATCCAAAGGGCGCCCTCGATCAAAAGAAGTTCCCTCGGATCGCTGA
- a CDS encoding MBL fold metallo-hydrolase — MTQQQPLELGHGISMIDLHDLGLPNRTGCYVFREELTLIETGPSRSIPYLLQGLEQLNIRPEEIRYIIVTHIHLDHAGGAGLLIQHCTNAKVIVHPRGARHLVDPSRLIAGAKMVYGDKFDELFAPILPVPEERILIKGEGDTLTIGPGRTLRFLDTPGHALHHFSIYDPVSHGVFCGDTAGIRYSHLEADGIPFFLPVTSPNQFDPEAMLASIERFKTMNLSRLYYGHYGMTTQVDEAIRQVVHWLPRFLEESEKIFTENAGTVVQLVDLISQRLMDIIRKELSEKGIQDSHPVYQILMMDAQVSAMGLVDYLSKKSEKAKA, encoded by the coding sequence ATGACTCAGCAACAACCGCTTGAACTCGGGCATGGGATTTCCATGATCGACCTGCACGATCTAGGCCTGCCCAATCGAACCGGATGCTATGTTTTCCGTGAAGAGCTGACACTGATTGAAACCGGCCCCAGCCGCTCCATTCCCTATCTGTTGCAAGGACTGGAGCAGCTCAACATCCGGCCGGAAGAGATACGTTATATCATTGTGACGCATATCCACCTCGATCACGCCGGGGGCGCCGGTTTGCTGATACAACACTGCACAAACGCGAAAGTCATCGTCCATCCGCGCGGCGCGCGCCATCTTGTAGATCCTTCCAGACTCATCGCCGGCGCCAAAATGGTCTACGGCGACAAGTTCGATGAACTTTTCGCTCCGATTCTTCCGGTTCCGGAGGAACGCATCCTCATCAAAGGCGAAGGGGATACTTTAACCATTGGCCCCGGCCGGACGCTGCGTTTCCTGGATACGCCAGGGCACGCCCTGCATCACTTCAGCATCTATGATCCGGTGAGTCACGGCGTGTTTTGCGGCGATACCGCAGGGATCCGTTATTCCCATCTGGAAGCGGACGGCATTCCATTTTTCCTGCCCGTTACTTCTCCGAATCAGTTCGACCCGGAAGCGATGCTGGCCAGCATCGAACGGTTTAAAACAATGAATCTGTCTCGGCTCTATTACGGTCATTACGGGATGACGACACAGGTGGATGAGGCGATCCGTCAGGTTGTCCACTGGCTACCCCGTTTTTTGGAAGAAAGCGAAAAAATCTTCACTGAAAATGCGGGAACGGTTGTGCAGCTGGTAGATCTTATCTCCCAACGGCTGATGGATATCATCAGAAAGGAGTTGTCCGAAAAGGGGATTCAGGATTCCCATCCGGTTTACCAAATCTTAATGATGGACGCTCAAGTCAGCGCCATGGGTTTGGTCGATTATCTGAGCAAGAAGTCTGAAAAGGCCAAAGCCTGA
- a CDS encoding peroxiredoxin, translated as MSTLTVEIGQPAPDFTLPASNGSQVSLSDFRGKYVVLYFYPRDNTPGCTQEAQDFRDAMEAFQARDAVIVGVSPDPLPSHEKFIAKHDLPFLLLSDVEHKAAEMYGVWQLKKMAGKEYYGVVRSTFLIDPQGRLAREWRNVRVKGHVQDVLQALDERYKQERCTRQDEH; from the coding sequence ATGTCCACCCTGACGGTGGAAATCGGTCAACCAGCTCCCGATTTTACACTGCCGGCAAGCAACGGCAGCCAAGTTTCACTGTCTGATTTCCGGGGAAAATACGTGGTGCTGTACTTTTATCCCCGTGACAACACACCCGGCTGCACACAGGAGGCACAAGATTTTCGCGATGCCATGGAGGCGTTTCAGGCGCGCGATGCCGTCATCGTGGGAGTGAGCCCCGATCCGCTGCCATCCCATGAAAAATTTATCGCAAAACATGATCTGCCTTTTCTCCTTCTCTCCGATGTGGAACACAAAGCAGCAGAGATGTATGGCGTCTGGCAGTTGAAAAAAATGGCCGGCAAGGAATATTACGGAGTTGTCCGTTCCACCTTTTTAATCGATCCGCAAGGCCGGCTGGCACGCGAATGGCGCAATGTCCGGGTAAAAGGGCACGTCCAGGATGTGCTGCAGGCCCTGGATGAACGGTACAAGCAAGAACGGTGCACACGACAAGACGAACATTAA
- a CDS encoding 3-isopropylmalate dehydrogenase, which translates to MTKSFRVAVLPGDGIGPEVVREAVDLLGRLGELTGLSFHIEEGIFGGAAYEQAGDPLPEETLRLCREADAVLMGAVGGPKWEHLPREKRPETGLLRLRKSLDLYANLRPAVVFESMLKASTLKSEVAEGVDLLVVRELTGGIYFGEKACTRTAEGERASDQLVYHDWEIERIVRKAFELAMLRRKKLTSVDKANVLESSRLWRRVVERLSADYPEVDVEHMLVDNCAMQLVYRPRQFDVIVTENMFGDILSDEAAMLTGSIGMLPSASLGKGRFGLYEPVHGSAPDIAGKGVANPIATILSMAMMLKYSFGCAKEAELVENAVERALQEGARTADIAGEGEPVLGTRGMAEKIRMHLERLAAEQG; encoded by the coding sequence ATGACAAAATCATTTCGGGTTGCAGTCTTACCTGGTGACGGCATTGGACCGGAAGTGGTCAGAGAAGCGGTGGATCTGCTGGGCAGGTTGGGCGAACTGACTGGTCTTTCCTTCCATATCGAAGAGGGGATCTTCGGCGGGGCAGCCTATGAACAGGCAGGTGATCCGCTGCCCGAGGAGACGTTGCGGCTTTGCCGGGAGGCGGATGCCGTGCTGATGGGCGCAGTCGGCGGTCCCAAGTGGGAACACCTGCCGCGTGAGAAACGTCCGGAAACAGGGCTGTTGCGGCTGCGCAAGTCCCTGGATTTGTATGCCAACTTGCGGCCGGCTGTTGTGTTTGAAAGCATGCTCAAAGCTTCCACGTTGAAGTCGGAAGTGGCAGAAGGAGTGGATCTGCTGGTTGTCCGGGAATTGACGGGCGGGATATATTTCGGTGAGAAGGCTTGCACTCGGACTGCGGAGGGAGAGAGAGCCAGCGACCAGCTGGTCTATCATGACTGGGAGATTGAACGGATTGTTCGCAAGGCGTTTGAGCTGGCCATGCTGCGGCGCAAAAAGCTGACCTCGGTGGACAAGGCCAATGTCTTGGAGAGTTCCCGCCTCTGGCGGCGGGTTGTGGAACGTCTATCCGCCGATTACCCGGAGGTGGACGTGGAGCACATGCTGGTGGATAATTGCGCGATGCAGCTCGTTTACAGGCCGCGGCAGTTTGATGTGATTGTGACAGAAAACATGTTCGGTGACATTCTGAGCGATGAAGCCGCTATGCTGACCGGTTCGATTGGCATGCTGCCATCGGCCAGCCTGGGGAAAGGACGGTTTGGCCTGTATGAACCTGTTCACGGTTCGGCGCCAGATATTGCGGGCAAGGGAGTGGCCAACCCGATTGCAACCATCCTTTCGATGGCGATGATGTTGAAATACAGTTTTGGTTGCGCCAAAGAGGCTGAACTGGTGGAAAATGCGGTAGAGCGCGCCCTGCAAGAGGGGGCCCGTACTGCCGATATCGCAGGAGAAGGCGAACCGGTTCTCGGCACTCGGGGAATGGCAGAAAAGATCCGCATGCACCTTGAACGACTGGCGGCCGAACAAGGATGA
- a CDS encoding 2-isopropylmalate synthase yields the protein MRTIYTFDTTLRDGEQSPGVNLNDEEKVEIALQLERLGINVIEAGFAASSPGDLRAVQAVARAIKNATVVSLARANPEDIDAAREALREAVNPRLHVFLATSPIHRQYKLRMTKEQVLEQIAYCLDYAKRYFSEIEFSAEDGSRTELDFLTQVVDVAIRHGATVINIPDTVGYATPEEYGNIFRHLKNTVPGIEKVQLSCHCHDDLGMAVANSLAAIEAGADQVEGCINGIGERAGNVALEEVVMALETRQDYYKAKSTWVLKEIYRTSRLVSRLTGMVVQKNKAIVGDNAFSHESGIHQDGVLKEKTTYEIIRPETVGAGETKLPLGKLSGRHAFKQKLMQLGYQLNDEQVTQFFRKFKELADRKKTVTDEDIMAIVDERISQAPVMFNLEYFHLSYGTQATPAATIRLSTADGRIIEEAAFGNGSVDAIYKAIDKATEHTGELVDFRINSVTQGKDALGEVIVKVKEGEWIIQGRGVSTDILEASARAYLDAINRYHQRKNALGEPQPSAAL from the coding sequence ATGAGAACGATTTACACCTTTGACACCACCCTGAGGGATGGTGAGCAATCCCCGGGGGTAAACCTGAATGATGAAGAGAAGGTAGAGATTGCGTTGCAACTGGAACGGCTGGGGATCAATGTCATCGAGGCCGGGTTTGCCGCTTCCTCCCCTGGCGATCTCAGGGCCGTCCAGGCGGTGGCGAGGGCGATCAAAAATGCCACCGTCGTCAGCTTGGCCCGCGCCAATCCGGAAGATATCGACGCCGCAAGAGAAGCGCTGCGCGAAGCGGTCAATCCACGCTTGCATGTTTTCCTGGCTACATCGCCGATCCACCGTCAATACAAGTTACGCATGACCAAGGAGCAGGTGCTTGAACAAATTGCGTATTGTCTTGATTATGCGAAGCGGTATTTTTCCGAAATCGAGTTTTCGGCAGAAGATGGCAGCCGCACCGAACTGGATTTCTTGACGCAGGTGGTGGATGTGGCGATTCGCCACGGAGCCACCGTGATCAATATCCCGGATACTGTAGGCTATGCGACGCCGGAGGAATACGGGAATATTTTTCGTCACCTGAAAAACACGGTGCCGGGAATCGAGAAGGTACAGCTCAGCTGCCATTGCCATGACGACCTGGGGATGGCCGTTGCCAACAGCCTGGCGGCGATCGAGGCCGGGGCGGATCAAGTGGAAGGTTGCATCAACGGAATTGGCGAGCGGGCAGGCAACGTGGCGTTGGAAGAGGTGGTCATGGCGTTGGAGACGCGTCAGGACTACTACAAGGCGAAGAGTACCTGGGTCTTGAAAGAGATTTACCGCACCAGCCGCCTGGTCAGCCGCCTCACCGGCATGGTCGTCCAGAAGAACAAAGCCATTGTCGGAGACAACGCATTTTCCCATGAGTCGGGAATCCACCAGGACGGCGTCCTGAAAGAAAAGACCACCTATGAGATTATCCGTCCCGAGACCGTGGGTGCGGGTGAAACCAAGTTGCCACTGGGCAAGTTGTCCGGTCGTCACGCCTTCAAGCAGAAGCTGATGCAGCTGGGTTATCAGTTGAATGACGAACAGGTGACCCAGTTCTTCCGGAAGTTTAAGGAGCTGGCGGATCGCAAGAAGACGGTGACGGATGAAGATATCATGGCCATTGTGGATGAGCGGATTTCGCAAGCTCCGGTGATGTTTAATCTGGAGTACTTCCATCTGTCATACGGGACACAAGCCACACCTGCCGCAACCATCCGCCTGAGCACAGCGGACGGACGAATCATTGAAGAGGCGGCGTTTGGCAATGGTTCCGTGGACGCCATCTACAAAGCGATTGACAAGGCTACAGAGCACACGGGAGAGCTGGTGGATTTTCGGATTAATTCGGTCACGCAAGGGAAGGACGCTTTGGGTGAGGTCATCGTGAAGGTCAAGGAGGGCGAGTGGATCATCCAGGGCCGCGGCGTGAGCACCGATATCCTGGAAGCCAGCGCGCGCGCCTATCTGGATGCGATCAACCGTTACCATCAGCGGAAAAATGCCTTGGGTGAACCGCAGCCTTCTGCGGCTCTGTAA